From one Bos javanicus breed banteng chromosome 15, ARS-OSU_banteng_1.0, whole genome shotgun sequence genomic stretch:
- the LOC133226804 gene encoding folate receptor alpha-like isoform X1, translated as MAWQMTQLLLLALVAAAWGAQVPRTPRARTDLLNVCMDAKHHKAEPGPEDSLHEQCSPWRKNACCSVNTSIEAHKDISYLYRFNWDHCGKMEPACKRHFIQDTCLYECSPNLGPWIREVNQRWRKERVLGVPLCKEDCQSWWEDCRTSYTCKSNWHRGWNWTSGYNQCPVKAACHRFDFYFPTPAALCNEIWSHSYKEIGSSETGMAWKITPLLCLLVCVAAVGAARPGTQLLNVCMNARYHKEKPGPEDKLHGQCSPWKKNACCFVNTSIEAHKDISSLYRFDWDHCGKMEPACKRHFIQDTCLYECSPNLGPWIREVNQSWRKERILNVPLCKEDCQSWWEDCRTSYTCKSNWHRGWDWTSGYNQCPVKAACHRFDFYFPTPAALCNEIWSHSYKASNYSRGSGRCIQMWFDPILDNPNEEVARFYAESMNGAGLHEAWPLRCGLLLLLLWLLS; from the exons ATGGCTTGGCAGATGACACAGTTGCTGCTTCTGGCTTTGGTGGCTGCTGCATGGGGTGCCCAGGTCCCCAGAACTCCACGGGCCAGGACAGACCTACTTAATGTCTGCATGGATGCCAAGCACCACAAGGCAGAACCAGGCCCAGAGGACAGTCTACACGAGCAG TGCAGCCCCTGGAGGAAGAATGCCTGCTGCTCTGTCAACACCAGCATAGAAGCCCATAAGGACATTTCCTACCTGTACAGATTCAACTGGGACCACTGCGGCAAGATGGAGCCTGCTTGCAAGCGCCACTTTATTCAGGACACCTGTCTCTACGAGTGCTCACCTAATCTGGGGCCCTGGATCCGGGAG GTTAACCAGAGGTGGCGCAAAGAGCGGGTGCTGGGTGTGCCCCTGTGCAAAGAGGACTGTCAGAGCTGGTGGGAAGACTGCCGCACCTCCTACACATGCAAGAGCAACTGGCACAGGGGCTGGAACTGGACCTCAG GGTACAACCAGTGCCCAGTGAAAGCTGCCTGCCACCGCTTTGACTTCTACTTCCCGACGCCTGCTGCTCTGTGCAATGAAATCTGGAGTCACTCCTACAAG GAAATTGGTTCTTCAGAGACAGGCATGGCCTGGAAGATCACACCACTGCTGTGCCTTTTAGTGTGTGtggctgctgtgggggcagccCGGCCCGGGACTCAGCTTCTCAACGTCTGCATGAATGCCAGGTACCATAAGGAAAAACCAGGTCCCGAGGACAAGTTACATGGACAG TGCAGCCCTTGGAAAAAGAATGCCTGCTGCTTTGTCAACACCAGCATAGAAGCCCATAAGGATATTTCCAGCCTGTACAGATTCGACTGGGACCACTGCGGCAAGATGGAGCCTGCATGCAAGCGCCACTTTATTCAGGACACCTGTCTCTACGAGTGCTCACCTAATCTGGGGCCCTGGATCCGGGAG GTGAATCAGAGCTGGCGCAAAGAACGGATCCTGAATGTGCCCCTCTGCAAAGAGGACTGTCAGAGCTGGTGGGAAGACTGCCGCACCTCCTACACCTGCAAGAGCAACTGGCACAGGGGCTGGGACTGGACCTCAG GGTACAACCAGTGCCCAGTGAAAGCTGCCTGCCACCGCTTCGACTTCTACTTCCCGACGCCTGCTGCTCTGTGCAATGAAATCTGGAGTCACTCCTACAAAGCCAGCAACTACAGCCGTGGCAGCGGCCGCTGCATTCAGATGTGGTTCGACCCCATCCTGGACAACCCCAACGAGGAGGTGGCGAGATTCTATGCTGAGAGCATGAATGGGGCTGGGCTCCATGAGGCCTGGCCTCTGCGTTGCGGCCTGCTCTTATTGTTGCTCTGGCTGCTCAGTTGA
- the LOC133226804 gene encoding folate receptor alpha-like isoform X2 — MAWKITPLLCLLVCVAAVGAARPGTQLLNVCMNARYHKEKPGPEDKLHGQCSPWKKNACCFVNTSIEAHKDISSLYRFDWDHCGKMEPACKRHFIQDTCLYECSPNLGPWIREVNQSWRKERILNVPLCKEDCQSWWEDCRTSYTCKSNWHRGWDWTSGYNQCPVKAACHRFDFYFPTPAALCNEIWSHSYKASNYSRGSGRCIQMWFDPILDNPNEEVARFYAESMNGAGLHEAWPLRCGLLLLLLWLLS; from the exons ATGGCCTGGAAGATCACACCACTGCTGTGCCTTTTAGTGTGTGtggctgctgtgggggcagccCGGCCCGGGACTCAGCTTCTCAACGTCTGCATGAATGCCAGGTACCATAAGGAAAAACCAGGTCCCGAGGACAAGTTACATGGACAG TGCAGCCCTTGGAAAAAGAATGCCTGCTGCTTTGTCAACACCAGCATAGAAGCCCATAAGGATATTTCCAGCCTGTACAGATTCGACTGGGACCACTGCGGCAAGATGGAGCCTGCATGCAAGCGCCACTTTATTCAGGACACCTGTCTCTACGAGTGCTCACCTAATCTGGGGCCCTGGATCCGGGAG GTGAATCAGAGCTGGCGCAAAGAACGGATCCTGAATGTGCCCCTCTGCAAAGAGGACTGTCAGAGCTGGTGGGAAGACTGCCGCACCTCCTACACCTGCAAGAGCAACTGGCACAGGGGCTGGGACTGGACCTCAG GGTACAACCAGTGCCCAGTGAAAGCTGCCTGCCACCGCTTCGACTTCTACTTCCCGACGCCTGCTGCTCTGTGCAATGAAATCTGGAGTCACTCCTACAAAGCCAGCAACTACAGCCGTGGCAGCGGCCGCTGCATTCAGATGTGGTTCGACCCCATCCTGGACAACCCCAACGAGGAGGTGGCGAGATTCTATGCTGAGAGCATGAATGGGGCTGGGCTCCATGAGGCCTGGCCTCTGCGTTGCGGCCTGCTCTTATTGTTGCTCTGGCTGCTCAGTTGA